The Mobula birostris isolate sMobBir1 chromosome 11, sMobBir1.hap1, whole genome shotgun sequence genome has a segment encoding these proteins:
- the dbx1a gene encoding LOW QUALITY PROTEIN: homeobox protein DBX1-A (The sequence of the model RefSeq protein was modified relative to this genomic sequence to represent the inferred CDS: inserted 3 bases in 2 codons): protein MMFPSVIAPSAMYPGLLRPTPTLTLPQSLQSAFSSHAMGASFLVEDLLKISRPASYLPRSVSATLSPSTSEPTTSPSPVTTEQVSTTCSVTSGICSPHTSISTSSDSNYLKFGVHAILSSTPRTETSPPLIQGISPKAFFPYFEGSFQPFLRSSYFPASSSVVPIPGTFSWPLAARGKPRRGMLRRAVFSDVQRKALEKMFQKQKYISKPDRRKLAAKLGLKDSQVKIWFQNRRMKWRNSKERELLSAGGCREQTLPTKLNPHPDLSDVGKSSPCSLHSGDEEETGCRDSPKXHPYVNHQSSRAWTRTYVSSHTSTPTNTCTXSEEEDEDEEITVS from the exons aTGATGTTCCCAAGTGTGATTGCTCCTTCAGCAATGTACCCGGGGCTTTTGAGGCCAACCCCAACTCTGACTCTCCCCCAGTCTTTGCAGTCAGCTTTTTCCTCGCACGCAATGGGAGCGAGCTTCCTGGTGGAGGATCTGCTGAAGATCAGTCGGCCTGCCAGTTACCTGCCCCGATCTGTTTCTGCCACactgtctccatcaacttccGAACCCACCACCAGCCCAAGCCCGGTGACAACAGAACAAGTCAGTACGACTTGCTCTGTTACAAGTGGAATATGCTCCCCTCATACCTCCATTTCTACAAGCAGCGATTCCAATTACCTAAAGTTTGGTGTGCACGCCATCCTCTCGTCAACCCCAAGAACTG aAACTTCCCCTCCACTGATCCAAGGGATCTCGCCGAAAGCCTTCTTCCCTTACTTCGAGGGATCTTTCCAGCCTTTCCTCCGCTCCTCCTACTTCCCAG CCTCTTCCTCTGTGGTCCCCATCCCCGGCACCTTCTCTTGGCCACTGGCCGCTCGGGGGAAGCCCAGGAGAGGGATGCTCCGTCGAGCTGTGTTCTCCGATGTCCAGAGGAAAGCGTTGGAgaaaatgtttcagaaacagaaaTACATCAGCAAGCCAGATCGACGCAAACTGGCAGCCAAGTTGGGACTGAAAGACTCCCAG GTGAAGATTTGGtttcagaacagaaggatgaaaTGGAGAAATTCCAAAGAGAGAGAACTGCTGTCTGCTGGCGGATGCCGTGAGCAGACTTTGCCCACGAAGTTAAACCCACACCCCGATCTCAGTGATGTGGGGAAATCGTCTCCCTGCAGCCTCCACTCGGGGGACGAGGAGGAAACGGGGTGCAGAGACAGCCCCAA TCATCCATATGTCAATCACCAGAGTTCAAGAGCATGGACACGCACCTACGTCTCATCTCACACCAGCACACCGACAAACACATGTA TCTCCGAGGAGGAGGACGAGGACGAAGAAATAACCGTTTCATAA